In the genome of Paenibacillus pabuli, one region contains:
- a CDS encoding asparaginase, whose translation MKKTSNLRPWAVWSTAALTALTISLSPIGTYSAQAATVEVSGTTSAVQTASSTPARNTTIPTLSESFKQSALPNVLVIGTGGTIAGQSEDATSFQNYKAGTLPIGEMVDALPDKQKIADVSTLQFGNSGSGSYTMADLYDLSQTVDKALAQYDSVVVTTGTDTMEEIAYFLDMTVQSDKPVVITGSMRPWTVIGSDAQANLYNAIKLAGSGRTTSFGTVLMLNDTIQLARGVTKTNDYRTDTFETPMLGAVGYIDEENIRIYRAPARALKPEGTLKPAFDLSKITKADLAKVEIAISYQEAGGEAIEGFVKGGAKGIVTSGTGAGGISRAMGQARTKAVEDGVIFVTTTRTGSGSVYGGGKGVIAGDNLSPQQARILLMLGLSFSDDFDTIKKWFETYGTPEV comes from the coding sequence ATGAAAAAAACTTCAAATCTTCGTCCTTGGGCTGTATGGAGCACAGCCGCTTTGACAGCTCTGACCATCTCCCTGTCCCCCATCGGGACCTATTCGGCTCAGGCTGCTACGGTAGAAGTGAGCGGCACAACCAGTGCAGTTCAGACCGCATCATCCACTCCGGCTCGCAATACGACCATCCCTACTCTATCCGAGTCGTTCAAACAATCCGCACTGCCTAATGTTCTGGTCATTGGAACGGGTGGTACGATTGCAGGTCAATCCGAGGATGCAACCAGCTTCCAGAACTATAAGGCTGGTACACTCCCGATTGGAGAAATGGTCGATGCCTTACCGGACAAACAGAAGATTGCAGATGTTAGCACACTCCAATTCGGAAATTCAGGTTCAGGCTCATATACCATGGCTGATCTCTATGACTTATCTCAGACGGTGGACAAGGCTCTGGCTCAGTACGACAGCGTTGTGGTTACCACCGGTACAGATACCATGGAGGAAATCGCCTATTTCCTCGATATGACCGTACAAAGTGACAAACCCGTTGTCATTACTGGGTCCATGCGCCCTTGGACGGTTATTGGATCAGACGCACAAGCGAATCTTTACAACGCCATCAAGCTCGCAGGCAGTGGGCGCACCACTTCTTTTGGAACTGTGCTGATGTTGAACGATACCATTCAATTGGCACGTGGCGTGACCAAAACGAATGATTATCGAACAGACACGTTCGAAACCCCGATGCTTGGTGCAGTAGGTTATATTGATGAAGAAAACATTCGAATTTACCGTGCTCCTGCACGTGCCTTGAAGCCTGAAGGTACATTGAAACCGGCATTCGACCTGAGCAAAATCACGAAGGCGGATCTCGCCAAGGTGGAAATTGCGATTTCCTATCAGGAAGCTGGCGGCGAAGCCATTGAAGGATTTGTGAAGGGCGGCGCCAAGGGAATCGTCACGTCCGGTACTGGAGCAGGCGGGATCTCCAGAGCGATGGGACAAGCACGTACCAAAGCGGTGGAGGATGGCGTAATCTTCGTAACGACCACTCGGACAGGTTCAGGCAGTGTATACGGTGGAGGGAAAGGCGTGATCGCCGGTGACAACCTCAGTCCGCAGCAAGCACGCATTTTGTTAATGCTTGGGTTATCCTTCAGCGATGATTTTGACACAATCAAAAAATGGTTTGAGACTTACGGAACACCGGAAGTTTAA
- the hemH gene encoding ferrochelatase, with the protein MTNTVGVLVMSYGTPENMESIEAYYTHIRRGRPPEPEQLKELTDRYEAIVGGVFPLRENTDNQVKALQETLNRDERSNEVEFICYQGLKHAYPFIEDGVEQMAKDGIQTAIGIVLAPHFSTMSVGSYINRAREKAEELGIQMSFIESYHLHPKLIQALSTRVSAKLDEFEEAGAKRGDVRVLFSAHSLPARIVDIGDPYPQQLLETSEVIASRLGISNWQFTWQSAGRTAEPWLGPDILDTLQDLAREQVEDVLVAPIGFVSDHLEVLYDLDIEAKAIAKEIDMRLMRIDSLNSDPLYMETLSDVIIGQWQQGTDV; encoded by the coding sequence ATGACTAATACAGTAGGTGTACTGGTGATGTCGTATGGCACACCTGAGAACATGGAAAGTATTGAAGCGTATTACACTCATATCCGGAGAGGCCGTCCGCCTGAACCGGAACAACTTAAGGAACTGACCGACCGTTATGAAGCGATCGTTGGGGGGGTATTCCCTCTACGGGAAAACACGGATAATCAGGTTAAGGCTCTTCAGGAGACGTTAAACAGGGATGAACGTTCCAATGAGGTTGAATTCATTTGTTATCAAGGGCTGAAGCATGCGTATCCGTTCATTGAGGATGGCGTGGAACAGATGGCGAAGGATGGAATTCAGACCGCAATAGGTATCGTGCTTGCACCGCATTTCTCTACAATGAGTGTAGGCAGCTACATCAACCGTGCTCGCGAGAAAGCGGAAGAACTGGGCATTCAGATGTCCTTTATTGAGAGTTATCACCTGCATCCGAAGTTGATTCAGGCTCTATCCACACGTGTTAGCGCCAAATTGGATGAGTTCGAGGAAGCGGGAGCCAAGCGTGGGGATGTACGGGTATTGTTCAGTGCACACAGCCTGCCAGCGCGAATTGTAGATATCGGTGATCCATATCCGCAGCAACTGCTGGAGACTTCGGAAGTTATTGCTTCCCGTCTAGGAATTTCGAACTGGCAGTTCACGTGGCAAAGTGCGGGGCGGACGGCGGAGCCATGGCTGGGTCCTGATATTCTGGACACGCTTCAGGATCTTGCTCGGGAGCAGGTTGAGGATGTGCTTGTAGCACCGATTGGATTCGTATCGGATCATCTGGAAGTACTTTATGATCTTGATATTGAAGCAAAAGCGATTGCCAAAGAGATCGACATGCGCCTCATGCGTATCGATTCTCTCAATAGCGACCCGCTTTACATGGAAACGTTAAGTGACGTCATTATTGGCCAGTGGCAGCAAGGAACGGATGTGTAA
- a CDS encoding MFS transporter: MKTWKINLIVLWFGQFLVNSGMTMITPFLSLYLAKDLGVVGEHEIGIWAGFIFAANFLTSFLFQPLWGKLSDKYGRKIMLLRSGFGMAIVIALMGFAQNPWQLLLLRLLNGTISGFNPAAVALISGTTPKDRMGFAMGISQSGQVAGTILGPLIGGLLADAVGFRPIFYITGGLIFAASMLAMFLVREKFDRKEAAKLPEQSVLSGLKELNKSPQLPALFAVTFLLQFAMISPMSLLPLYVQKLHGSDVNVAFWAGLVGAVTGLSNMAMSPVLGKLSDRIGSHKVLTFSLIGTGLMLIPQAFVQTVWQLIIVRFMMGVFMGGLLPSVNALIRSYTPDSMISRAFSFNTSTLALGNMLGAVIGGFMAGFIGIEGLFIVSGGLLLLNMVWVRFKLYKKPPLIRES, translated from the coding sequence TTGAAAACGTGGAAAATAAACCTCATTGTGCTTTGGTTTGGACAATTTCTGGTCAATTCGGGCATGACCATGATTACACCGTTTTTGTCCCTGTATCTCGCCAAGGATCTTGGCGTGGTTGGTGAGCATGAGATTGGCATATGGGCGGGATTTATATTTGCTGCCAACTTCCTCACCTCATTTTTGTTCCAGCCCTTGTGGGGCAAACTGTCCGACAAGTACGGCCGAAAAATTATGTTGCTGCGATCCGGATTCGGGATGGCGATTGTTATCGCCCTGATGGGTTTTGCACAGAACCCGTGGCAGCTTCTTTTATTACGACTGCTCAACGGTACGATCTCCGGCTTCAATCCGGCAGCCGTTGCATTGATCTCCGGTACAACGCCGAAAGATCGCATGGGTTTTGCCATGGGTATCAGCCAATCCGGCCAAGTAGCCGGTACAATTCTGGGTCCTCTGATCGGTGGTTTGCTCGCTGATGCAGTAGGCTTCCGCCCTATCTTCTATATTACTGGCGGACTGATCTTCGCAGCTTCGATGCTCGCCATGTTCCTAGTCAGAGAGAAGTTTGACCGCAAGGAAGCGGCCAAACTACCCGAACAATCCGTATTGTCCGGCCTGAAGGAACTGAACAAGTCTCCCCAGCTGCCTGCGTTATTTGCTGTAACATTCCTGTTGCAGTTTGCCATGATCAGCCCGATGTCACTCTTGCCGCTGTATGTACAGAAACTGCACGGTTCGGATGTGAACGTGGCCTTTTGGGCAGGGCTTGTCGGAGCAGTCACGGGACTATCCAACATGGCCATGTCCCCGGTTCTCGGGAAGCTCAGCGACAGGATCGGTTCACACAAGGTACTTACATTCTCTCTAATAGGAACTGGGCTCATGCTTATACCTCAGGCTTTCGTACAGACGGTATGGCAGCTCATCATCGTCCGATTCATGATGGGTGTGTTCATGGGTGGCCTGCTTCCAAGTGTCAACGCGCTCATTCGCTCCTACACACCAGACAGTATGATAAGCCGGGCGTTCAGCTTTAACACGAGCACACTCGCTCTGGGTAACATGCTTGGAGCCGTAATCGGCGGCTTTATGGCCGGTTTCATCGGTATCGAAGGCCTATTCATCGTCTCTGGCGGTTTATTGCTTCTGAATATGGTGTGGGTGAGATTCAAATTGTACAAAAAGCCCCCTCTGATCAGGGAATCCTAA
- the hemY gene encoding protoporphyrinogen oxidase, producing MEDHKRRVVVVGGGLTGLSAAFYIRKHYREAGIEPAITLVEKSSSMGGMIETLHRDGFVIEKGPDSFLARKTAMIDLAKELEIDHELVSQNPESKKTYIMQRGKLHPMPAGLVLGIPTELRPFLKSGLVSPAGKLRALMDFVIPPRRTTEDESLGYMIERRLGAEVLENLTEPLLAGIYAGDMRRLSLQATFPQFGEVERDYGSLIRGMMTGRKPAETHTGTKRSAFLNFRQGLQSLIHALVHELQDVDQRLNTSVQSLEVQTGDSARYSIQLNNGEYLEADDVVITVPTYVASELLQPHVDTAALDAINYVSVANVVLAFEKKDIEHVFDGSGFLVPRKEGRNITACTWTSTKWLHTSPDDKVLLRCYVGRSGDEQNVELPDDVLTDLVLKDLRETMGVEAVPIFSEITRLRKSMPQYPVGHLQHIAALREELDSKLPGVYIAGAGYEGVGLPDCIKQAKEMSVQATQRITAS from the coding sequence ATGGAAGACCATAAGCGTCGTGTTGTTGTTGTCGGCGGAGGTCTGACCGGCCTGAGCGCGGCATTTTATATCCGGAAACATTACAGGGAAGCCGGGATTGAACCTGCAATTACATTGGTTGAGAAGAGTTCTTCCATGGGTGGCATGATTGAGACGCTGCACCGGGATGGGTTCGTTATTGAGAAGGGGCCAGATTCATTCCTTGCTCGCAAAACGGCGATGATTGACTTGGCTAAAGAGCTGGAAATCGATCATGAGCTGGTCAGCCAGAATCCGGAATCCAAAAAAACGTATATCATGCAGCGTGGCAAGTTACATCCCATGCCGGCAGGACTCGTGCTGGGAATTCCAACGGAGTTGAGACCATTTCTAAAAAGTGGTCTTGTATCTCCGGCAGGCAAGCTGCGGGCATTAATGGATTTTGTCATCCCTCCCCGTCGCACAACGGAGGATGAATCGCTCGGTTACATGATTGAGCGCCGTCTTGGCGCGGAAGTGCTTGAAAACCTGACTGAGCCATTGCTTGCGGGCATCTACGCAGGGGATATGCGGCGATTGAGTCTTCAGGCAACCTTCCCGCAATTCGGCGAAGTGGAGCGGGATTACGGCAGTTTGATCCGGGGAATGATGACTGGCCGCAAACCGGCTGAGACCCATACGGGAACGAAGAGAAGTGCTTTTCTGAACTTCCGTCAGGGCTTGCAGAGCCTAATTCACGCGCTTGTACATGAGTTGCAGGACGTGGATCAACGACTGAACACTTCCGTGCAATCCTTGGAGGTTCAGACTGGTGATTCGGCCAGATATAGCATTCAACTGAATAACGGAGAGTATCTTGAAGCAGATGATGTAGTCATTACTGTACCTACGTATGTTGCATCCGAACTGCTGCAACCGCACGTGGATACAGCGGCTCTGGATGCAATTAATTACGTATCGGTAGCGAATGTGGTGCTGGCTTTTGAGAAAAAAGATATCGAACATGTATTTGATGGATCTGGTTTCCTCGTTCCGCGTAAGGAAGGCCGCAATATTACAGCGTGTACTTGGACATCAACCAAGTGGCTTCACACGAGCCCGGACGACAAAGTACTGCTTCGTTGTTATGTTGGCCGTTCGGGAGACGAACAGAATGTGGAACTGCCGGATGATGTACTGACGGATCTGGTGCTTAAGGACTTGCGTGAAACGATGGGCGTAGAGGCGGTTCCGATCTTCTCGGAAATTACCCGGCTTCGCAAATCCATGCCGCAGTATCCGGTAGGTCATCTGCAGCACATTGCAGCACTCCGGGAGGAGCTTGACAGCAAATTGCCGGGGGTATACATCGCGGGCGCCGGTTATGAAGGTGTGGGGTTGCCTGACTGTATTAAACAGGCGAAGGAAATGTCAGTTCAAGCGACACAGCGAATTACTGCATCATAA
- a CDS encoding LTA synthase family protein produces MFVTKPTRSLTPLGLLNHPLTLYLIFLVLMLLKLMWLHHNLHAYNITMGLLDKVIAIGSLLLLSFWTWWLPRRGMIISLVILNLLLTALIYADMVYYRYFQDFLTIPVLMQARQVDALGDSIATLIYASDLWFFADWLVIIPYAAILLFSKRNRRGDYSAYSNGLNSYSSNSRKTTMRRRLTAGSIALVLGLGLAVGPIYYYSKTWAKGLFDNNWWNVSMYNVTGLLAFHGYDLYNYAKDHLGSGPEVDPADLEQAKAYFASRQQTDPVKDAMFGKYKDSNVIIVQGEAFMNFMIGKSIGGQEITPHFNELMKESQYYSHFYHQTGQGRTSDADFGANISLHPLSVGSAFVRYADHSYDSLPSILKDHGYSTNVFHAYESGFWNRYTMYQNMKYDKFYSKNDFEQDDPLGWSLSDESFFRQSVEKMSSEVTEPFYSFLITLSSHHPYALPQDKQQLDVGEFKGTMFGNYLQSVHYVDSALGSMVEDLKNRGLWDKTIFIFYGDHDNSIKEQPQYEKFLGRSLNDVDMEQIMNEVPLLVHLPDGAATGTIDEPAGQLDITPSVLHLLGISDQSYYHMGNDVYDGSSRMVVLRSGAFTDGSLFYIPSDDYLYDSGSCYDLSTGTKTDINACRPGHDEATKRLHVSDTVNTFDLISRFREEQASESES; encoded by the coding sequence ATGTTTGTCACTAAGCCAACACGCAGCCTTACGCCGCTCGGGCTTCTGAATCATCCACTTACGTTATATCTTATTTTTCTTGTACTCATGCTGCTCAAATTAATGTGGCTCCACCACAATCTGCACGCTTACAACATTACGATGGGGCTTCTGGACAAAGTGATTGCCATCGGTTCGCTGCTGCTTCTGTCTTTCTGGACCTGGTGGCTGCCTCGCCGGGGTATGATTATATCACTCGTTATACTCAATCTGCTGCTCACTGCACTGATCTATGCTGATATGGTTTATTATCGCTACTTTCAGGATTTTCTGACGATTCCTGTGTTGATGCAAGCCAGACAGGTCGACGCTCTGGGAGACAGCATCGCTACGCTCATCTACGCCAGTGATCTATGGTTCTTCGCCGATTGGCTTGTAATTATCCCCTATGCAGCGATCCTGCTGTTCAGCAAACGTAACCGCCGTGGAGATTACAGCGCATATTCGAACGGGTTGAACTCTTACTCATCAAATTCCCGCAAAACAACCATGCGTCGTCGACTCACAGCAGGCAGCATTGCCCTTGTGCTGGGTCTAGGTCTGGCGGTAGGTCCGATTTATTATTATAGTAAAACCTGGGCGAAAGGCTTGTTTGATAACAATTGGTGGAACGTATCCATGTACAATGTTACCGGACTTCTTGCTTTTCATGGCTATGATCTGTACAACTATGCCAAAGATCATCTGGGGTCTGGACCGGAGGTTGATCCTGCCGATTTGGAGCAGGCAAAAGCTTATTTTGCGAGCAGACAACAGACTGACCCAGTGAAGGATGCAATGTTTGGCAAGTACAAAGACAGCAATGTGATCATTGTTCAAGGTGAAGCCTTCATGAATTTCATGATTGGCAAGAGCATTGGTGGTCAGGAAATTACGCCTCATTTTAACGAGCTGATGAAGGAAAGCCAGTACTACAGTCACTTTTATCACCAGACAGGTCAAGGGCGAACATCGGATGCCGACTTTGGAGCCAATATTTCATTGCATCCACTGTCAGTTGGATCCGCGTTTGTCCGATACGCAGACCACAGTTACGATTCCCTGCCTTCGATCTTGAAGGATCACGGTTATAGTACAAATGTATTTCATGCCTATGAGAGCGGATTTTGGAATCGCTATACGATGTATCAGAATATGAAGTATGACAAGTTCTACAGTAAAAATGATTTTGAACAGGATGACCCCCTTGGCTGGTCGCTGTCGGATGAGTCCTTTTTCCGTCAATCGGTTGAGAAAATGAGCAGCGAGGTTACAGAACCGTTCTATTCCTTCCTCATTACACTCAGCAGTCATCATCCATACGCGCTGCCCCAAGATAAACAGCAGCTGGATGTCGGGGAATTCAAAGGAACGATGTTTGGCAACTATCTGCAATCCGTTCATTACGTGGATTCTGCGCTCGGCAGCATGGTGGAAGACCTGAAAAATCGGGGATTATGGGACAAAACGATCTTCATCTTCTATGGGGATCACGATAATTCCATCAAGGAGCAGCCTCAATATGAGAAATTTCTCGGACGTTCGCTGAATGATGTGGATATGGAGCAAATTATGAACGAGGTGCCTTTGCTGGTGCATCTGCCTGACGGAGCCGCCACGGGAACGATTGACGAGCCTGCGGGACAACTGGATATTACACCTTCAGTACTGCATCTGCTGGGTATTTCAGATCAATCCTACTACCACATGGGCAACGATGTGTACGACGGTTCCTCCCGCATGGTGGTATTGCGTAGTGGTGCATTTACAGATGGCTCCCTGTTCTATATCCCTTCGGATGATTACCTGTATGACAGCGGCTCCTGTTACGATCTGTCTACAGGCACCAAAACGGATATTAATGCTTGCCGACCTGGTCATGATGAAGCAACAAAGCGACTGCATGTGTCAGATACGGTTAATACGTTTGACCTGATCTCGCGTTTTCGCGAGGAGCAAGCGTCTGAATCCGAATCCTAA
- a CDS encoding cytochrome P450, whose translation MNRAPRKYANYIPIRELEAVEKQLFPFQVYAELRENTPVRYDNHRECWDVFRYEDVQYVLKNPKLFSSERDRANASMLTTDPPKHKQLRDLVNQAFTPKAIEALAPRIQEIADELLAPHFSEGRMRLIDDLATPLPVIVIAELIGVPASDRPKFKDWSDALVKGARDDSDEAFQELMEEKKRNQQELASYFTAIMEERRQRPEDDLISLLLAAEIEGEKLTAAEVVGFCILLLAAGNETTTNLITNAVRILSELPELQQQLREHPELISTSVEETLRYYPPIVAIGRIAKENVELNGQTIQAGEQVISWVGSANRDSAQFDQPEKFVPDRKPNRHMGFGFGIHFCLGAPLARLEARVVLQTMLRQMEDIQLMPDTVLQPIQSAFVFGVKEYPIQFRSRLAP comes from the coding sequence ATGAACCGAGCACCCAGAAAGTATGCCAATTACATTCCGATCCGGGAGCTGGAGGCGGTGGAGAAGCAATTATTTCCCTTCCAGGTGTACGCTGAACTTCGTGAAAATACTCCAGTCCGCTATGACAACCATCGAGAATGCTGGGATGTTTTCCGTTATGAAGATGTGCAATATGTGTTGAAAAACCCTAAACTGTTCTCTTCTGAACGTGATCGTGCCAACGCCAGCATGCTCACGACAGATCCGCCGAAGCACAAACAACTGCGGGATCTGGTTAATCAGGCGTTCACCCCTAAAGCAATTGAAGCGTTAGCTCCGCGGATTCAGGAAATCGCTGATGAATTATTAGCTCCGCATTTTTCAGAAGGTCGTATGCGACTTATTGATGATCTTGCAACTCCACTTCCTGTTATCGTGATTGCCGAACTGATAGGTGTCCCTGCCTCAGATCGCCCAAAGTTTAAAGACTGGTCTGATGCACTTGTGAAGGGTGCGCGGGATGACAGTGATGAAGCTTTCCAGGAATTGATGGAAGAAAAGAAACGGAACCAGCAGGAACTGGCGAGCTACTTCACGGCCATTATGGAAGAAAGGCGTCAGCGACCCGAGGATGATCTGATCTCTTTACTGCTTGCTGCGGAGATTGAAGGGGAGAAGCTGACAGCAGCGGAAGTGGTCGGATTTTGCATCTTGTTACTTGCTGCCGGTAATGAAACCACAACCAATCTAATTACCAATGCTGTTCGTATTCTGTCAGAGCTGCCTGAGCTTCAGCAGCAGCTGCGAGAACATCCTGAACTTATTTCAACTTCAGTAGAGGAAACACTGCGTTATTATCCGCCAATTGTGGCTATTGGGCGTATTGCCAAAGAAAACGTAGAATTGAACGGACAAACGATACAGGCGGGGGAACAGGTGATATCCTGGGTAGGATCGGCCAATCGGGACAGTGCTCAATTCGATCAGCCAGAAAAGTTTGTACCTGACCGCAAGCCGAACAGGCATATGGGCTTTGGATTTGGTATTCATTTTTGTCTCGGTGCGCCGCTTGCACGGCTTGAGGCAAGGGTTGTACTTCAGACGATGCTTCGACAAATGGAAGATATTCAACTTATGCCTGATACCGTTTTGCAGCCGATTCAAAGTGCTTTTGTATTCGGTGTCAAAGAATACCCGATTCAATTCAGAAGCCGTCTGGCGCCATAA
- a CDS encoding O-methyltransferase, producing MNLTPDEYVNQLFQEDDLLLKVKEAIRSNGMPEVSVAAAYGRLLTFLAKTSKAEAVLEIGVLGGYSGICLARGLSDGGALTSLELKEEYAAMARGHLEEGGFGDQVEYRIGPAADSLEQLAMEGRTFDFFFIDADKENYPVYLDYAIKLARPGAVIVGDNCFLRGRTLNPDKQGPAVLAVRRFNEQMASDPRLVTTMLPDYDGLALAWVK from the coding sequence GTGAATCTGACCCCTGACGAATATGTAAATCAATTATTTCAAGAGGATGATCTCTTGTTAAAGGTAAAAGAAGCCATTCGATCGAACGGCATGCCGGAAGTTTCGGTTGCAGCGGCTTATGGGCGTTTGCTTACTTTTCTCGCGAAGACATCGAAAGCGGAAGCTGTACTCGAAATCGGCGTGCTGGGCGGATATAGCGGGATTTGTCTTGCTCGTGGTTTAAGTGACGGGGGGGCCCTGACTTCGCTGGAACTGAAAGAGGAATACGCAGCGATGGCTCGTGGTCATCTGGAGGAAGGAGGCTTCGGGGATCAAGTCGAATATCGAATCGGCCCCGCAGCTGACAGTCTGGAGCAGCTGGCAATGGAAGGGCGTACCTTCGATTTCTTCTTCATTGATGCAGACAAGGAGAATTATCCCGTATACCTCGATTACGCCATTAAGCTCGCACGGCCTGGGGCGGTCATTGTGGGAGATAATTGTTTCCTGCGTGGCCGTACGCTGAATCCGGATAAGCAGGGTCCGGCTGTCCTCGCGGTTCGACGCTTTAACGAGCAGATGGCCAGTGACCCGCGCCTCGTAACAACGATGCTCCCGGATTATGATGGTCTGGCTCTGGCCTGGGTGAAGTAA
- a CDS encoding THUMP domain-containing class I SAM-dependent RNA methyltransferase — protein MAQLQLIATSAMGLEAVVARELKQLGYEDVTIDNGRVFFTGDYIDICRCNLWLRSSDRVLVKMGEFPATTFDELFEGTKALPWEEWIPADGEFPVEGRSHKSQLSSVPASQGIVKKAIVEKLKLTYDTEWFPEDGSRYVIEVILLNDRALLTLDTTGPGLHKRGYRKLVTEAPLKETLAAALIQLSRWNVSRPFYDPCCGSGTMLIEAAMIGWNIAPGLRRTFNSENWAVIPEELWEQAREEAFDAVRDDIPLQISGSDIDPEAIEVAQAAIKSAGFAKDIEVSVLPAHRARPQGEYGVIITNPPYGERLSEEKEVQKLLRSLGRTYLEMPTWSFFAITSTKSFEEDFGHKADKRRKLFNGRIETQYYQYLGPLPPRNKTPQQ, from the coding sequence ATGGCTCAATTGCAATTGATTGCGACCTCGGCAATGGGACTCGAGGCTGTTGTCGCCCGGGAACTGAAGCAGCTGGGGTATGAGGATGTTACGATCGACAATGGCCGGGTTTTCTTCACTGGAGATTATATTGATATTTGCCGGTGTAATCTGTGGCTGAGAAGTTCCGATCGCGTATTGGTCAAAATGGGTGAATTCCCGGCGACAACTTTCGATGAATTGTTTGAAGGTACCAAAGCATTACCTTGGGAGGAATGGATTCCAGCCGATGGCGAATTTCCGGTCGAAGGTCGTTCCCACAAATCTCAACTAAGCAGCGTACCTGCATCACAGGGAATTGTGAAAAAAGCGATCGTAGAGAAACTGAAGCTGACTTATGACACGGAGTGGTTCCCAGAGGATGGGTCTCGTTATGTGATTGAGGTCATTTTGCTGAACGATCGCGCCTTGCTTACTTTAGATACGACGGGACCAGGTCTGCATAAACGGGGTTATCGTAAACTCGTAACCGAAGCACCGCTCAAAGAAACGCTTGCTGCAGCGCTTATTCAGCTCAGCCGCTGGAATGTATCCCGTCCATTCTATGATCCATGCTGCGGTTCCGGCACAATGCTGATTGAAGCCGCCATGATCGGCTGGAACATTGCACCAGGACTTCGTCGGACCTTCAACTCCGAGAACTGGGCTGTCATTCCTGAAGAATTGTGGGAACAGGCGCGCGAAGAAGCATTTGACGCGGTTCGCGATGATATTCCATTGCAAATTTCGGGCAGCGACATTGATCCGGAAGCCATTGAGGTAGCACAGGCAGCAATCAAGAGTGCCGGCTTCGCCAAAGATATTGAAGTCAGCGTTCTGCCCGCTCATCGGGCAAGACCACAGGGCGAATATGGTGTCATTATTACCAACCCTCCATATGGTGAACGTTTGAGTGAAGAAAAAGAAGTGCAGAAGCTTCTGCGCTCTTTAGGGCGCACTTACCTTGAAATGCCAACATGGTCCTTTTTCGCCATTACGTCGACCAAATCTTTCGAGGAAGACTTTGGCCACAAGGCAGACAAGCGCCGCAAGTTGTTCAATGGACGCATTGAAACCCAATATTATCAGTATTTGGGTCCACTGCCTCCACGCAATAAAACACCACAACAATAA
- the hemE gene encoding uroporphyrinogen decarboxylase, with translation MSYNDRLIQASFKQQVDRVPVWYMRQAGRYDPEYRKIKEKYSLLEICRQPELAAEVTLMPVRKLGVDAAILYSDIMNPVASLGIDFDIVKNIGPVIDNPIRTAADVDRLRPIDVEGDLSHILETIRILDKELNVPLITFAGAPFTIASYLIEGRPSKGYIRTKTMMYSEPEMWHKLMQKLGDMVITYVRAHIANGGKAFQLFDSWVGALSPNDFRTYVLPTITRIFTELSDLNVPKIYFPGVASGELLPTLHDLQADVIGLDWRVSISEGRKRLGGKFAVQGNLDPYVLTAPMDLIKQHAKLIIDEGIREPGYIFNLGHGLFPEASLDKLRELTAYIHEYSADALKTGVTVTND, from the coding sequence ATGAGCTATAATGATCGTCTGATTCAGGCCAGCTTCAAACAGCAGGTGGACCGTGTTCCCGTGTGGTACATGCGTCAGGCTGGGCGTTATGATCCTGAATATCGCAAGATTAAGGAAAAGTATTCTTTGCTCGAAATTTGCCGTCAACCTGAGCTAGCAGCTGAAGTTACACTCATGCCGGTACGTAAACTCGGTGTGGATGCGGCTATTTTGTATTCCGATATTATGAATCCGGTTGCTTCCCTCGGTATAGATTTTGATATTGTTAAAAATATTGGACCTGTGATAGACAATCCAATCCGCACGGCGGCAGATGTGGATCGTTTGCGTCCGATTGATGTTGAAGGAGATCTGTCTCATATACTGGAGACGATCCGAATTCTGGACAAGGAACTGAATGTACCCCTGATTACATTTGCCGGTGCACCGTTTACCATCGCCAGCTATTTGATTGAAGGCCGACCTTCCAAAGGGTACATACGAACCAAAACGATGATGTACAGTGAACCGGAAATGTGGCATAAATTGATGCAAAAACTCGGTGATATGGTGATTACATATGTCCGTGCACACATTGCGAACGGCGGCAAGGCATTCCAGCTGTTTGACAGCTGGGTAGGCGCGCTTTCACCAAATGATTTTAGAACGTATGTGTTGCCGACGATTACTCGTATCTTTACCGAATTATCGGATTTGAATGTACCGAAAATTTATTTCCCGGGTGTGGCTTCTGGTGAATTGCTGCCAACCCTGCATGATCTGCAAGCTGATGTGATTGGGCTGGACTGGAGGGTGTCGATCTCCGAGGGACGGAAACGACTGGGCGGAAAATTTGCTGTGCAAGGAAACCTGGACCCTTATGTGCTGACTGCACCGATGGATCTGATCAAGCAGCATGCCAAATTGATTATTGACGAAGGTATCAGGGAGCCGGGGTATATTTTCAACCTGGGACACGGATTATTCCCTGAAGCATCTTTGGATAAATTAAGAGAACTCACGGCGTATATTCATGAATATTCTGCTGACGCATTGAAGACTGGGGTGACGGTTACTAATGACTAA